One Helicobacter cetorum MIT 00-7128 DNA window includes the following coding sequences:
- the yejB gene encoding microcin C ABC transporter permease YejB, with protein MITYILKRLFLIVPTLLGIITINFFLIQTAPGGPIEQIMAKIDNASSKETRNVAKQERVYKGAQGMDSELYASLVKLYGFDKSIGERYFLMLKNYLKFDFGESFYRQIKVVDLIKEKLPVSISLGLFSTLLIYLISIPLGIFKARHNNEPLDVLSSVAIIVANAIPAFLFAVVLIIFFAGGNYLHWFPLKGLVSDNFENLSTLGKIKDYLWHITLPVLCISLGGFASLTLLVKNSFLDEMGKLYVVSAKAKGCSVGRIFYAHVFRNAILLVVAGFPQAFLSMFFSSSLLIEIIFSLDGLGLLGYESIVSRDYPVIFGSLYIFTLLGLLASLASDLLCAVIDPRIDFEKR; from the coding sequence ATGATAACCTATATTCTTAAGCGTTTATTTTTAATTGTGCCTACTTTGCTTGGAATTATTACCATTAATTTTTTCCTCATTCAAACAGCTCCCGGAGGCCCTATAGAGCAAATTATGGCAAAGATTGATAACGCCTCTTCTAAAGAAACACGAAATGTTGCTAAACAAGAGCGTGTGTATAAGGGCGCTCAAGGCATGGATTCTGAATTATATGCCTCGTTAGTTAAACTCTATGGGTTTGATAAATCTATTGGTGAGCGTTATTTTTTAATGCTTAAAAACTATTTGAAGTTTGATTTTGGGGAGAGCTTTTATCGCCAAATTAAAGTGGTTGATTTGATTAAAGAAAAATTACCGGTTTCTATTTCTTTAGGGCTTTTTAGCACGCTTTTAATTTATCTCATTTCTATTCCTTTGGGGATTTTTAAGGCTAGACATAATAATGAGCCTTTAGATGTGTTAAGCAGTGTGGCAATTATTGTTGCTAATGCTATTCCGGCATTTTTATTCGCCGTAGTGCTGATTATCTTTTTTGCTGGAGGTAATTACTTGCATTGGTTTCCTTTAAAGGGGTTAGTGAGCGATAATTTTGAAAATTTAAGCACACTAGGTAAAATTAAAGATTATTTATGGCATATTACCTTGCCTGTTCTTTGCATTTCTTTAGGGGGTTTTGCAAGCCTTACGCTTTTAGTTAAAAACTCCTTTTTAGATGAAATGGGAAAGCTTTATGTGGTGAGCGCTAAGGCTAAGGGTTGTTCAGTGGGGCGTATTTTTTATGCGCATGTGTTTCGTAATGCGATTTTATTAGTCGTGGCTGGTTTTCCACAAGCTTTTTTGAGCATGTTTTTTAGCTCTAGCTTACTCATAGAAATTATTTTTAGTTTGGACGGATTAGGATTGCTTGGATATGAAAGCATAGTGAGTAGGGATTATCCAGTCATTTTTGGTTCGCTTTATATTTTTACGCTTTTAGGGTTATTAGCAAGTTTAGCAAGCGATTTATTGTGTGCAGTCATTGACCCTAGAATTGATTTTGAAAAGCGCTAA
- the purM gene encoding phosphoribosylformylglycinamidine cyclo-ligase: MLITYKQAGVNIDEGNALAELIKPLAKSTFNTQVLGGIGGFAGAFRMPKGYNEPVLLACADGVGTKLRLAIESKRLNTIGIDLVAMCVNDLLCHLAKPLFFLDYYATSKLVKEEALEVIQGITQGCLMAKVALLGGESAEMPGIYTHKDFDLAGFMVGVCEEKDLRRFQNLEEGDVLVGLKSSGLHSNGYALARKVLFEKLCFKYDTMLDNKPLIDILLEPTHIYVAEIESVKPYLKALAHITGGGLLGNVARILPHHLSAVIHRHALIFDEIFAILKEQVGEKEAFRVFNMGVGMVLIVGKKELEEVLKRLGSSAYVIGALEPRDTQDSVVLR; the protein is encoded by the coding sequence ATATTGATAACTTATAAACAAGCGGGCGTGAATATTGATGAGGGGAATGCTTTAGCAGAATTGATTAAACCTTTGGCAAAATCTACTTTTAATACGCAAGTTTTAGGAGGTATTGGAGGCTTTGCTGGGGCTTTTAGAATGCCTAAAGGGTATAATGAGCCTGTGCTTTTAGCATGCGCTGATGGGGTAGGGACAAAGTTGCGTTTAGCTATTGAATCAAAGCGTTTAAACACAATAGGAATTGATTTGGTAGCCATGTGTGTAAATGATTTGTTATGTCATTTGGCTAAACCTTTGTTCTTTTTAGATTATTATGCGACTTCTAAATTAGTTAAAGAAGAGGCATTAGAAGTTATTCAAGGCATTACGCAAGGTTGCTTAATGGCAAAAGTAGCGCTTTTAGGGGGCGAGAGCGCTGAAATGCCCGGGATTTATACGCATAAGGATTTTGATTTGGCAGGCTTTATGGTGGGGGTTTGCGAAGAAAAAGATTTAAGGCGTTTTCAAAACTTAGAAGAGGGCGATGTATTAGTGGGTCTTAAAAGCTCTGGATTGCATAGTAACGGCTATGCTTTGGCACGAAAAGTTTTGTTTGAAAAATTGTGTTTTAAATATGATACCATGTTAGACAATAAGCCTTTGATAGATATATTGTTAGAACCCACGCACATTTATGTGGCTGAGATTGAGAGTGTAAAACCTTATCTTAAAGCTCTAGCACATATTACAGGAGGAGGGCTGTTGGGAAATGTGGCACGCATTTTGCCTCATCACTTGAGTGCTGTTATTCATAGGCATGCCTTAATTTTTGATGAAATTTTTGCTATTCTAAAAGAACAAGTAGGAGAGAAAGAGGCTTTTAGGGTGTTTAATATGGGGGTGGGAATGGTGCTAATAGTGGGCAAAAAAGAGCTTGAAGAAGTGCTTAAAAGATTAGGTAGTAGCGCATATGTAATAGGGGCTTTAGAGCCAAGAGACACACAAGATTCTGTAGTGCTAAGGTAG
- a CDS encoding SH3 domain-containing protein, translated as MNFFFRLYTQPLLVLMAFLLIYVLAYMGISYSIREDTPKNLKTIDMPNKEGVSNAPYEVKNESKTLENSKDLDLIQEPQKEEKEELVQTYENTDISKSSSSKENAPLKNETQEDLQTLGDYIVVPSSVNVRALPSTKGKVIGGLLKDQSVQVLEIKKDWAKIQFSSSKQGYVFLKLLKKATLDDTTPQKEF; from the coding sequence ATGAACTTTTTTTTCAGACTTTATACGCAACCTTTATTGGTGCTTATGGCATTTTTGCTAATTTATGTATTAGCATATATGGGGATTTCTTATTCAATTAGAGAAGATACTCCAAAAAATTTAAAAACTATTGATATGCCTAATAAAGAGGGCGTGTCTAATGCGCCTTATGAAGTCAAAAATGAGTCTAAAACACTAGAAAATTCCAAAGATTTAGACCTTATTCAAGAACCTCAAAAAGAAGAAAAAGAAGAATTGGTTCAAACTTATGAAAATACAGATATTTCTAAAAGTTCTAGTTCTAAAGAAAACGCTCCCCTAAAGAATGAGACACAAGAAGATTTGCAAACTTTAGGGGATTATATTGTTGTGCCATCAAGTGTGAATGTGCGTGCTTTACCTAGCACAAAAGGCAAGGTTATTGGAGGGCTTTTGAAAGACCAAAGCGTGCAAGTTTTAGAAATCAAAAAGGATTGGGCAAAGATTCAGTTTTCTTCTTCTAAGCAAGGCTATGTTTTTTTAAAGCTTTTGAAAAAAGCTACTTTAGATGACACTACACCTCAAAAAGAGTTTTAG
- a CDS encoding shikimate dehydrogenase, giving the protein MVLKSFGVFGNPIKHSKSPLIHNACFITYAKRLGFLGHYHHLLLPLESDIKASFLNLGLCGANVTLPFKEKAFKACDRVKGIAKKCGSVNTLILENNELVGYNTDALGFYYTLKDTFKNALILGAGGSAKALACELLEQGLEVSVFNRSKEKLDFFKQLGCDIRSLEDLLESSFELIINTTSASLNNELPLAKELLKALFKNSKLAYDLMYNTSIFLDLAHSMGLEIQDGKDMLLMQASLSFEYFSHSKVSYKEALEIMQSVF; this is encoded by the coding sequence ATGGTTTTAAAGTCTTTTGGAGTTTTTGGAAACCCTATCAAACATTCTAAATCGCCCTTAATTCATAACGCATGTTTTATCACTTATGCTAAAAGATTAGGCTTTTTAGGGCATTATCATCATTTGTTATTGCCTTTAGAAAGCGATATTAAAGCGAGTTTTTTAAACTTAGGGCTTTGTGGGGCTAATGTTACCTTGCCTTTTAAAGAAAAAGCTTTTAAGGCTTGTGATAGAGTAAAAGGCATTGCTAAAAAATGTGGCTCTGTGAATACGCTTATTTTAGAAAACAATGAGCTTGTAGGTTATAATACGGACGCACTAGGTTTTTATTACACCTTGAAAGATACTTTTAAAAATGCGTTGATTTTAGGCGCTGGAGGGAGTGCTAAGGCTTTAGCATGCGAATTGTTAGAACAAGGCTTAGAGGTAAGCGTTTTTAATCGCTCTAAAGAAAAATTAGATTTTTTTAAGCAACTTGGTTGTGATATTAGAAGTTTAGAAGATTTACTTGAAAGTTCTTTTGAGCTTATCATTAACACCACTTCAGCAAGCCTTAATAACGAATTACCTCTAGCTAAAGAGCTTTTAAAAGCATTGTTTAAAAATTCTAAATTGGCGTATGATTTGATGTATAACACTTCTATTTTTTTAGATTTAGCGCATTCTATGGGGCTAGAAATTCAAGATGGTAAAGACATGCTTTTAATGCAAGCGTCTTTAAGTTTTGAATATTTTAGTCATTCAAAAGTAAGTTATAAAGAGGCTTTAGAAATTATGCAGAGCGTTTTTTAA
- a CDS encoding RNB domain-containing ribonuclease, with amino-acid sequence MQRFLTHLFTGVKEVPKKFSYLLEDSIFKEVIENKNNHVVLKQGFDIGKIELNKQRQAFLISLGIHYAKDPILKGFPKNIAPNALVLCSINPRRKRPIARYIATLSIKTHSIVCYLTKMNQKIVALSFKDPTKTPIFLKHSQKSLLELPKHCVIKINLKERKIEEILGVLEDPLIDERLSLELFQRQLTFSKDALDLAQNFSQMPAQSFMGYQDYTHMPFCTIDPITAKDFDDAIFYDKDLETLYVAIADVSAFVPLHSVLDTESRARGFSVYFPNSVYPMLPPSLSQGACSLKAQEKRLALVWEIPLKDIKNAKLVQAMIEVRANTSYEEIEEFFNNPTTCNISKEIQESLLGFLPLALELKKVRLKKGFDFISDKRMLCLDKEGRLENLALDKEGIAHSVVEEAMLLANQSSARLLDEALGGKGIYRVHEKPTLEQQKRLNAKLFSYGFERNKKMSFHHFLHHVLELAKEKGLENEVGHMMIKAQQEARYSPFNEGHFGLGFSSYTHFTSPIRRYSDLMLHRILKELLFGNAKKLAYLLEETIIVCSELNALQKNVALIERDFRKRKFARYALEHINEEFLGIVLENKDFIVVSLKEKLIGAKVLVKSKHSFEILEKVRLKITQADLILGEIRGEIIQKGL; translated from the coding sequence ATGCAACGCTTTTTAACGCATTTATTTACCGGAGTTAAGGAAGTCCCTAAAAAATTTTCTTATCTTTTAGAAGATAGTATTTTTAAAGAGGTCATAGAAAATAAAAACAATCATGTTGTTTTAAAACAAGGTTTTGATATTGGTAAAATTGAATTAAATAAACAACGCCAAGCTTTTTTGATTTCGCTAGGCATTCATTATGCTAAAGACCCTATTTTAAAAGGTTTTCCTAAAAATATCGCCCCCAATGCGCTTGTATTATGTTCTATTAATCCTAGGCGTAAACGCCCTATAGCACGCTACATAGCCACTCTTTCTATTAAGACGCATTCTATAGTGTGTTATTTAACTAAAATGAATCAAAAAATTGTTGCCCTTAGTTTTAAAGACCCGACAAAAACCCCCATTTTTTTAAAGCATAGTCAAAAGTCCTTATTAGAATTGCCCAAGCATTGTGTGATAAAAATCAATCTTAAAGAGCGTAAGATTGAAGAAATTCTAGGGGTTTTAGAAGACCCATTAATTGATGAGCGTTTGTCTTTAGAATTGTTTCAAAGGCAACTCACTTTTTCTAAAGACGCCCTAGATTTAGCACAAAATTTTTCTCAAATGCCCGCACAAAGTTTTATGGGTTATCAAGATTATACGCACATGCCTTTTTGCACCATTGACCCAATAACAGCCAAAGATTTTGATGATGCCATCTTTTATGATAAAGATTTAGAAACGCTTTATGTAGCCATTGCCGATGTGAGTGCGTTTGTGCCTTTACATTCAGTGCTTGATACAGAATCAAGGGCTAGGGGTTTTAGTGTGTATTTTCCTAATAGTGTCTATCCTATGCTCCCACCTAGTCTTAGTCAAGGGGCATGTTCATTAAAAGCACAAGAAAAACGCCTTGCTTTAGTGTGGGAAATCCCTTTAAAAGATATAAAAAATGCCAAGCTAGTTCAAGCTATGATTGAAGTAAGGGCTAATACAAGCTATGAAGAAATAGAAGAATTTTTTAATAACCCTACAACTTGTAATATCTCTAAAGAAATTCAAGAAAGCCTTTTAGGGTTTTTGCCCCTAGCTTTAGAATTAAAAAAAGTGCGTTTGAAAAAGGGCTTTGATTTTATTAGTGATAAAAGAATGCTTTGTTTGGATAAAGAGGGGCGTTTAGAAAATCTAGCCTTAGACAAAGAGGGCATAGCCCATAGTGTTGTAGAAGAGGCTATGCTATTAGCTAATCAATCTAGTGCAAGACTTTTAGATGAGGCTTTAGGGGGTAAGGGGATTTATCGTGTGCATGAAAAACCCACTTTAGAGCAACAAAAACGCCTTAATGCTAAACTTTTTAGCTATGGCTTTGAGCGCAATAAAAAAATGTCTTTCCATCATTTTTTACACCATGTTTTAGAGCTTGCAAAAGAAAAGGGCTTAGAAAATGAAGTGGGGCATATGATGATTAAAGCCCAGCAAGAGGCACGCTATAGCCCTTTTAATGAGGGGCATTTTGGCTTAGGCTTTTCTAGTTATACGCATTTCACTTCGCCTATTAGGCGTTATAGTGATTTGATGTTGCATAGGATTTTAAAAGAGCTATTATTTGGGAATGCTAAAAAACTTGCTTACTTGCTTGAAGAAACAATAATAGTATGCTCTGAATTAAACGCTTTGCAAAAAAATGTTGCCTTGATTGAAAGAGATTTTAGAAAGCGTAAATTCGCTCGCTATGCTTTAGAGCATATTAATGAAGAATTTTTAGGTATTGTGCTAGAGAATAAAGATTTTATTGTTGTAAGTTTAAAAGAAAAGCTTATTGGCGCTAAGGTTTTAGTAAAATCTAAGCACTCTTTTGAGATATTAGAGAAAGTGCGCCTTAAAATCACTCAAGCTGATTTAATTTTAGGTGAAATTAGAGGCGAGATTATACAAAAAGGGCTTTGA
- the holA gene encoding DNA polymerase III subunit delta has translation MYRNKKLGKLYRNDLENYLATKLPKALLLYGESDFFIRHYMKKVSALIKEQNPSIEIYAINSIDYEPDKILSLLEQDSLFGEPSLVILELESAILQKMRKKFKEEDIKLFLKALERHSANRLIIGLYGAKSDEASKYKRLSDTLLKAFHQSPMKEELTYARFFMPSVSESLGFLQISAQDLQIEINTHLLGALLEIDNNDLSIAHSDLQKFAILKRPINIEDVKELSSCAGDMDLQKLFEALFSRQNVLSVYQYLLKEGIKDLDILRGLERYFYQLFLFFAHIKTTGAVNATEVLGYAPPKTIIENYTKRALRLKELGYKQIFELFRLWHIQSMQGKKELGLLYLIKIQGYLR, from the coding sequence ATGTATCGCAATAAAAAATTAGGCAAGCTTTATCGCAATGACTTGGAAAACTACTTAGCGACTAAATTACCAAAAGCATTGTTGCTCTATGGGGAGTCTGATTTTTTTATTAGGCATTATATGAAAAAAGTTAGCGCCCTTATTAAAGAGCAAAATCCTAGTATAGAAATTTATGCGATAAATTCCATAGACTATGAGCCTGATAAAATCCTAAGCTTATTAGAGCAAGATTCTTTATTTGGTGAGCCTAGTTTGGTTATCTTAGAGCTTGAAAGTGCGATTTTGCAAAAAATGCGCAAGAAATTTAAAGAAGAGGACATTAAACTTTTTTTAAAAGCGTTAGAACGCCATAGTGCTAATAGGCTAATTATTGGGCTTTATGGGGCTAAAAGTGATGAGGCTAGTAAGTATAAGCGCCTTAGTGATACCCTATTAAAAGCCTTTCATCAAAGCCCTATGAAAGAGGAATTAACTTATGCACGCTTTTTTATGCCTAGTGTTTCAGAGAGTTTGGGTTTTTTGCAAATTAGCGCACAAGATTTGCAAATAGAAATCAATACGCATTTACTAGGGGCATTACTTGAAATTGATAATAACGATTTGAGTATCGCTCATAGTGATTTACAAAAATTTGCTATTTTAAAGCGCCCTATTAATATAGAAGATGTTAAAGAGCTTTCTAGCTGTGCGGGGGATATGGATTTACAAAAGCTCTTTGAAGCACTTTTTAGTCGTCAAAATGTGCTGAGTGTTTATCAGTATTTACTCAAAGAGGGGATAAAAGATTTAGATATTTTAAGAGGACTTGAAAGGTATTTTTACCAACTTTTTTTATTTTTCGCACATATTAAGACAACAGGGGCAGTCAATGCAACAGAAGTCTTAGGCTATGCTCCCCCAAAGACTATCATAGAGAATTATACTAAACGAGCTTTACGCTTAAAGGAATTAGGTTATAAGCAAATTTTTGAGCTTTTTAGATTGTGGCATATCCAAAGTATGCAAGGTAAAAAAGAGCTTGGATTATTGTATTTAATAAAAATTCAAGGCTATTTGCGCTAG
- the rpsF gene encoding 30S ribosomal protein S6: MRHYETMFVLKPTLVEEEIKAKIDFYKEVILKHGGTIETNLDMGMRNLAYEIKKHKRGYYYVIYFKASPSMILELERLYRINEDILRFIVIKYDSKKEVEAWHALVDRANKKPSHAKESHKSEQTHEHHENHHEHGEKESTEAHSE, from the coding sequence ATGAGGCATTATGAGACAATGTTTGTCCTCAAACCTACTTTAGTAGAAGAAGAAATCAAAGCAAAGATTGATTTTTATAAAGAAGTCATTCTTAAGCATGGCGGAACGATTGAGACCAATTTAGATATGGGTATGCGTAATTTGGCTTATGAAATCAAAAAGCATAAGCGTGGTTATTATTATGTGATTTATTTTAAAGCATCTCCCTCAATGATTTTAGAGCTTGAGAGACTTTATCGCATTAATGAAGATATTTTACGCTTTATTGTGATTAAATACGATAGCAAGAAAGAAGTAGAGGCATGGCATGCTTTAGTAGATAGAGCTAATAAAAAGCCAAGTCATGCTAAAGAGAGTCATAAATCTGAGCAAACCCATGAACACCATGAAAACCATCATGAGCATGGTGAAAAAGAAAGCACAGAGGCTCATAGCGAGTAA
- a CDS encoding single-stranded DNA-binding protein, whose translation MYNKVIMVGRLTRNVELKYLPSGSAAATIGLATNRRFKKQDGTQGEEVCFIDVRLFGRTAEIANQFLSKGSSVLVEGRLTLESWTDQMGKKNSRHTITADTLQFMDKKPTEEQAHHDNSSFGVNSYNNAYTAPSHDSFTKQSPSNSYSNYQGAYTQEKPQAQPAKYQNSVPEINIDEEEIPF comes from the coding sequence ATGTATAATAAAGTAATTATGGTAGGGCGCTTGACTAGAAATGTGGAATTGAAGTATTTGCCAAGTGGTTCAGCTGCCGCTACAATAGGTCTAGCTACAAATAGGCGTTTCAAAAAGCAAGATGGAACTCAAGGCGAGGAAGTGTGCTTTATAGATGTGCGCCTATTTGGTCGCACCGCTGAAATTGCTAATCAGTTTTTAAGCAAAGGCTCAAGCGTTCTAGTAGAGGGACGCTTGACTTTAGAGAGTTGGACTGACCAAATGGGTAAGAAAAATTCACGCCACACGATTACAGCGGATACTTTGCAGTTTATGGATAAAAAGCCTACAGAAGAGCAAGCTCATCATGACAACTCTTCTTTTGGTGTAAATTCTTATAATAACGCTTATACAGCCCCTAGCCATGATAGCTTTACTAAGCAAAGCCCCTCTAATAGTTATTCTAATTACCAAGGTGCTTATACTCAAGAAAAACCTCAGGCACAACCGGCTAAATACCAAAATAGCGTGCCTGAAATCAACATTGATGAAGAAGAAATCCCCTTTTAA
- the rpsR gene encoding 30S ribosomal protein S18 — translation MERKRYSKRYCKYTEAKIAFIDYKDLDMLKHTLSERYKIMPRRLTGNSKKWQEKVETAIKRARHMALIPYIVDRKKVVDSPFKQH, via the coding sequence ATGGAAAGAAAACGCTATTCAAAACGCTACTGCAAATATACTGAGGCTAAAATTGCCTTTATTGATTATAAAGATTTAGATATGCTTAAGCATACTTTATCAGAGCGTTATAAAATTATGCCAAGACGCTTAACCGGTAATAGCAAAAAATGGCAAGAGAAAGTAGAAACTGCAATTAAGAGAGCACGCCATATGGCATTAATCCCTTATATTGTGGATAGAAAGAAAGTGGTAGATAGCCCTTTCAAACAACACTAA
- a CDS encoding outer membrane beta-barrel protein, whose translation MNNDKSLTMNVKTLSKSACLVLASFLSECEAHPKSGFFVEGGFETGELQARQREKTRVLNNSYMPPIITSPSFPQNASKPENKPSVIEKPQEEKPQIDESQVEKPQQVVLKYPTLKSGADIKQLEQNIKAIDTTNSQDLFTKDNITDPSRSISTTAPIKITLANKEGKVSIQNYLPYDLSNVDVVVKYLPEGATDNSQMKEVKIATIAKLGADKEVLLDPKDFPNLKDYFDGDIDPQDFKIKPKEGDTSNTARVLNAVNSITTNIHGHFSNQEVYYSVCGKDTITGEKNPCFTDVSVTDAKNYFNTFLSIAYVIDSKEWEDMVRNAPFKFWDRRTGIIDPQTVIDRFRADTNDMTLKVLSPRANNGKLKGRASNGGGLLAVQSEFLDFSKLDLLKNNKYCQNNGSDLDRGHCLEQYGNASIVLHEFSHTKGYGLSDHKGNMTKHYSDSFVGLTLNAWIELGAKGDLPIYYENGKIASYDEGKVPKHSPGTRPIYYDCWGINVDDKNNCQPKNTPNASVIAQKEQDLQHAHARVMSNRHYLQLPNKDTTTTFAESSINASLSSMFSEHLSNTFIALSNQVNNNDNQTSTKEQTLKAPMLGFNAMLGYQQYFNDYVGLSYYGFFNYNNANLKGTLKQVSQLGLGVGSNLLLDFYTSYDNNSVRNVLGIFGGFRALWSNYKSNGLIKLNKNLGNIHFTTGINYRYKHSKFSIGIALPLLKQNINAKSVQDTTISEVELSETPKNMHIYFNYGWVF comes from the coding sequence TTGAATAACGATAAAAGTCTTACTATGAATGTAAAAACATTAAGCAAAAGTGCATGTTTGGTATTGGCAAGCTTTTTGAGTGAGTGTGAGGCGCACCCAAAAAGTGGGTTTTTTGTAGAGGGTGGTTTTGAAACGGGTGAATTACAAGCAAGACAAAGAGAAAAAACAAGGGTTTTAAACAACAGCTACATGCCCCCTATAATCACTAGCCCTAGTTTCCCTCAAAATGCTAGTAAGCCAGAAAACAAGCCTTCTGTAATAGAAAAGCCTCAAGAAGAAAAACCCCAAATAGATGAATCTCAAGTAGAAAAACCCCAACAAGTAGTTTTGAAATACCCCACTTTAAAAAGTGGAGCGGATATTAAGCAGTTAGAGCAAAATATAAAAGCAATTGATACCACTAATAGCCAAGACCTTTTTACCAAAGACAATATTACAGACCCCTCACGCTCTATTAGCACGACCGCACCCATTAAAATCACTCTTGCAAATAAAGAGGGGAAAGTTAGCATTCAAAATTACTTGCCCTATGATTTGAGTAATGTAGATGTTGTGGTTAAGTATTTACCAGAGGGAGCTACAGATAATTCACAAATGAAAGAGGTCAAAATCGCTACGATTGCCAAACTAGGTGCAGATAAAGAAGTGCTACTAGACCCAAAGGACTTTCCTAATTTAAAAGATTATTTTGATGGGGATATTGACCCTCAAGATTTTAAAATCAAGCCAAAAGAGGGCGATACAAGCAATACTGCAAGGGTTTTAAACGCAGTTAATAGCATTACAACTAATATTCATGGGCATTTTAGCAATCAAGAAGTGTATTATAGCGTTTGTGGAAAAGATACCATTACGGGTGAAAAAAATCCATGTTTTACTGATGTGAGCGTTACTGATGCTAAAAATTATTTCAATACTTTCTTAAGCATAGCGTATGTCATAGATTCAAAAGAATGGGAAGATATGGTAAGAAATGCACCCTTTAAGTTTTGGGATAGGCGCACAGGTATCATTGACCCACAAACAGTGATTGATAGATTTAGAGCTGATACTAACGATATGACCTTAAAAGTGCTTAGTCCTAGAGCTAATAATGGCAAATTAAAGGGGCGGGCTTCTAATGGAGGAGGATTGCTTGCAGTGCAATCTGAGTTTTTAGATTTTTCAAAATTAGATTTATTAAAAAATAATAAATATTGTCAAAATAATGGTAGTGATTTGGATAGGGGGCATTGCTTAGAGCAATATGGTAATGCTAGTATTGTTTTACATGAATTTTCACACACTAAGGGATATGGTCTTTCTGACCATAAAGGCAATATGACTAAGCACTATAGTGATAGTTTTGTGGGTCTCACTCTCAATGCATGGATTGAGTTAGGAGCTAAGGGGGATTTGCCTATTTATTATGAAAATGGCAAAATAGCATCTTATGATGAGGGGAAAGTTCCAAAACATAGCCCCGGCACTAGACCTATATACTATGATTGTTGGGGGATTAATGTGGATGATAAGAATAATTGTCAGCCAAAAAATACTCCAAACGCCTCTGTTATAGCGCAAAAAGAGCAAGACTTACAACATGCTCATGCAAGGGTTATGTCAAATAGGCATTATTTGCAACTTCCTAATAAAGATACTACCACTACTTTTGCAGAAAGTTCTATTAACGCAAGTTTAAGCTCTATGTTTAGCGAGCATTTAAGCAATACTTTTATCGCACTTTCAAATCAAGTAAATAATAATGACAACCAAACTAGCACCAAAGAACAAACCCTTAAAGCCCCTATGCTAGGATTTAATGCTATGTTAGGTTATCAGCAGTATTTTAATGACTATGTAGGGTTGTCTTATTATGGTTTTTTCAACTACAATAACGCCAATCTCAAAGGCACTTTAAAGCAAGTTTCACAACTAGGTTTAGGAGTAGGGAGCAATTTGCTTTTAGATTTTTATACAAGTTATGACAATAATAGTGTGAGAAATGTTTTAGGGATTTTTGGAGGCTTTAGGGCATTATGGAGTAATTATAAGAGTAATGGGCTAATTAAGCTTAATAAGAATTTAGGAAATATCCATTTTACCACCGGAATCAATTACCGCTACAAGCATTCTAAATTTTCTATTGGCATAGCCTTGCCCTTACTTAAGCAAAACATCAATGCTAAAAGCGTGCAAGATACGACTATAAGCGAAGTAGAATTAAGCGAAACCCCAAAAAACATGCATATTTATTTCAACTATGGTTGGGTGTTTTAA